The genomic stretch TGGGCGTTAGTGCTGATTCCGAGAAGAAACAATCCAATTTTAAGAACAAATATGAATTTCCTTTTCCGTTATTGGCGGATGAAGACCATACGGTGATCAACACCTTTGGGGTATGGGGACCCAAAAAATTTATGGGCAGGGAATATGATGGCATCCACCGAACCACTTTTGTTATTGATGAAGAGGGAAAAGTGGAAAATGTCATCGAAAAAGTAAAGACCAAAGATCACGCTGCACAGATACTGGCATAAAAACTAAAAAAGGCGCTGATGTAGCGCCTTTTTTTATTCTTTCTCTTCCAGAACTTTTCTGGTGAACAAGTTCTTCTCTTTTATAGTTTCTGCGATACCCTCGGGCAATTCCTTTTCCCAACCTTCATCTTTATTGATGATTTTCTTGAGCACATCCCTTGAGAAGATATGCAATACATCCGGATCATAATCGATAATGTCCATCACCTTACCGTTGTACTTGAAGAATTTGTACAATTCCTTCATCCGTGGGTGGACCTTTACGTTATTGCTTGTGAGGACCTGACCGGTTTCAGGATCCTTCATTGGATATAGGTAAACCTTCAAATCCTTGAAGAACAGTTTACCGAAGGCTTCCAAGATACCACCGCTCAAGTGTCGGTAATATTTTTCATCGAATACATCCACCAAATTGTTGACTCCCATCGTCAAACCGATTTTGGCCTTGGTGTAATTATTAAAGTACTCTACCAGTTTATAGTATTCTTGGAACTTGGAAATCAGTACCGTGTGGCCAAGGGAACAAAGTAGCTCGGCCCGATCCATAAAATCCTGCTCATCTATTTCCCCAGATGCCTTAAGGTTGGACAATGTTATCTCAAAAACCACAATGGCGTTTTCCATATCCACCGTCTGTTCCCGGATAAAAATATCGTAGGACTTCTGGAACATGTCCATATTCACTTTGGTAACGGGCCTAAAACTACCGCGGAGCGCCAAGATGTTCTTTTTATAAAGTACGGCAGCGGGCAGCAAGTTATTGCCATCAGGTCCGAACATCACCGCATCCGTCATATCGTTTTTAATAAGCTGAAGGCTCATCAAACGGTTATCGACATCGGCAAAATTAGGTCCGGTAAAGTTGATCATATCAATCTCCAACGTATCGTGGTCAATATGATCATATAGGTATTTTAAAAGCTTTCGTGGTTTATGGAACTTAAAAAACGCACCATAGATCAAGTTAACACCAAGGATTCCAAGTGTTTCTTGCTGTAATCTGGCTTCATTTTGTTTAAAACGGATGTGGAGTACAATTTCATCGTATTCCTTTTGGTCGGGATCCAATTGAAAACGTAATCCTACCCATCCATGTCCTTTATATCTCTTGGAAAAATCTATTGTTGCCACCGTATTGGCGTAGCTAAAGAACAAATAATCCGGATTGCTGTCCCTACTGATCCGTTCCTCGACCAAGCGCATTTCGTGGTCCAGCATCTTTTTTAAACGGGATTGGGTAACGTAGCGCCCATCTTCCTCAATACCATAAATAGCGTCACTGAAAGACTTATCGTAAGCGCTCATCGCCTTTGCAATGGTTCCAGAGGCCCCGCCAGCTCTAAAAAAATGTCTTGCGGTCTCCTGCCCAGCTCCAATTTCGGCAAAGGTTCCGTAAATATCACGGTTCAAATTTATCCTAAGGGTTTTCGCCTTTATGGAAGGAATGTTTTCAAAAGCATTTTCTTTGCTTGGTACGGTAGGCATATCCAAATTTTAAGATGAAACAAAGTTACACTCTTCAATCAATCTATTAAATAAATAAGTTATAATTTTGAAATTAATGGATGATCAGATGACCATTACTTTTTTGGGTACGGGAACCTCGCAAGGAATCCCGGTTATAGGGAGCAATCATCCCGTATGCCTGAGCGAGGACCCGAGGGATAAAAGACTGCGCGTATCCGTATTGATTTCGTGGAAAAACTACAATTATGTGATTGATTGTGGCCCGGATTTTAGACAACAAATGCTTGCCAACCCCATAGATAAGTTGGATGGGATTTTGTTCACCCACGAACATGCGGACCATACGGCAGGTATGGACGATATCCGCCCCTTTTTCTTTAGGCAGGGGGACATCCCGATCTTTGCCCATCCCAGGGTAATCCAATCCTTAAATAGGCGTTTCGACTACATTTTTGCCGACGAAGACCGTTACCCCGGAGCTCCTGCTGTTCAAGTGAATGAGGTGCATAAGGATGAAAAAATCACTTTGGGCGATTTGGATGTAGTTCCCATTGAAGCCTTTCACAATAGACTGCAGGTCTTTGGTTACCGTTTCGGCGAATTTATTTATATGACCGATGTAAAAAGGGTAGAGGAGGAGGAAATAAAAAAGATGAAAGGCGCCAAAGTATTGGTGATCAATGCGCTACGTATCGAGCCGCACCATTCCCATTTTAATTTGGAAGAAGCTCTGGAATTTGCCAAAAAAGTAGGGGCGGAACAAACTTATTTCACCCATATCAGTGCCTTGTTGGGATTTCATGAAGAAGTAGAAAAAAGTCTTCCCAAAAACATACATTTGGCCTACGATAACCTACAGATCAAAATTTAGATTCAATGAAGAAGAATATATTTCTATACCTATTTGTTTTTGCTGCCTTATTGGCCCTCTTTCAATTTGTGACGGGCAATAACATGCAAAAAGCATTGATATCAGATGTAAAACAATTGGAACAAGAGGTGGTGAAGCTAGAGGATTCATTACAGACCATGCATTTAAAAGTATTGGACATGCAATATTTTACGTTGGAGAACAATGACGATGCCTTGGCGTATTATGACCACCTGAATCTGGAAAACCCTTCACTTTATATCCAAGATAAGTTATTGGAAACCAACGAACAAAAAGGCGACAATCCTTTGATTCCCTACGAAGGGATGGAGAGTGATTTTAAAATCAACAAAATCAAAGTATTGAACCATAAATGGATTCTTGCAGACTTTTCCGACGGGAAATACTGGGGCGACCTTATTATAAAATATGAGTTAAAGGATGATTTGAGCGTGGACTTTACACTGTCCGAACATTTGCTCTATGCCCTGCAAGATTATTGATCTTCGCAAATTTTGGACATCAACTAAATATGTTTTTCCAACCATTTTTTAAACGAGAAAAAATTCTGTTGGGAAACACCGTGCCCTACAGGAAATTCCTCATAGGTCGTTGGAATATTCAATTTTTTTAGGAAATCTGGCGATTTTTGGGCCCATTCCAAAGGAATCACTTGGTCCACTTGCCCATGTGAAGCATAGAAATTCAATTTGCTATGGTCTTTTTCGGCGTAACCATCGACCAAAATATTCTCGTTGATGTATCCGCTCAATGCCACAACATTTTTTACTTTTTCCGGGTAGGATAGTGCAACGGAATAGCTCAAAATGGTTCCTTGGCTGAACCCTAAAAGGGTAATGTTTTCTTTATCAAGGTTGTAAGCTTCAACGGCCTCATCTATAAATTGAACAATTTTCTCCCTGGATTCCCTGGCCTGCCCATCGTCGCTCCACTTCCCTTGTTCCGCATCAAAATTAATGGCGTACCATGCATGTCCAAAGGGCTCAAGGTTATAGGGCGCCTTAACGGAAATTACCATTAATTCCCCTGGTAATTCGGAAGCAAAGGAAAACAGGTCCTCTTCGTTACTGCCATAACCGTGGAACATAAAAAGCGCAGGAATCTTTCCTGAAACTTTGGATGAAGGTCGAAGCAAATATTCTAATGATAAGGTTTTTAGGGACATTGTATCGATTTATGAAATGAATTTGAACCATTTTTGAAAATAATTGCCCAATAAGGGCAGTGGCTTGGTCTTATCGTTCAGCGCCTGTAAAAAACCAAAAATCCATATGGCAATATAAAAAAGGTATACAGGGATGGCCAAATATGCATATCCGGCATAGGTCATTATAATGGCCAAGGCATGAAAAAGCACGTGAATTCCGAACGCCTGCCGTATATGAAAACGTGCATAGGCATTTTTATCCTCAATGTTCATGGTAATGGCGATCAAGCAGCCAACAATGGTAATATAAGCTACAACAGCCGTAGTTTTTCCTGGAATAGATGGGTCGCTCATTATAAAGTACTTAAATCGTTATGTATGATTCCGTAAACTTTACCCTTTAAGGTGGCACCTACGAACATGCTATTTTTTGATGTTGACAGCACATCGTTTGTTTCAAAAACATACTCACCTTCCGGGTTGAAGAGTGTAAGGCAGGCTTTGGCACCCTCTTCCAGTTTTGGGGAATCAATCTGGTACCGCTCCCGACCCTTGGTCAACAAGCTGATGGTTTCATCGAGTTCAAAAATAGTGTTCAAGCTACCAAATGCGGATTCCAAGCCAAGGCTTCCATTTTTTGCATTATCGAACTCCACACGTTTGTGCTCAATATCCATGGGAATGTGGTCCGATGTCACAAAATCTATGGTCCCATTTTTCAACCCTTTGATCAAGGCCTTGCAATCGGATTTTGTCCGTAGTGGAGGGGATACCTTAAAATGGGTATCAAAACCGACCAAGGTTTCATCGGAAAAGAAGAGGTTATGTACCGCAACACTGCATGATACATCCAACCCTTTTTTCTTGGCCTCGGCAATCAGTTTTACCGAACCCGCAGATGAGATTGTCGGAATATGGAGTTTTCCTCCCGTGTATTCCAAAATATATAAGTCTCTTGCGATCTGTAGTTCTTCGGACAATGCCGGAATTCCCTTTAGACCTAATTTGGTAGATATTTCCCCCTCGTTGGCAACGCCTTTTCCTTTAATGTCGCCATCTTGTGGGAACGAATAGACCAACCCATCAAAGTTTTGGGCATATAGCAAAGCTATTTTGAGCAAATTGGGATTCGAGATTTGTTTTTTGAAATCAAAAAAAGCAACTGCGCCTGCATTTCTCATATCAAAGAGTTCGGCCAGATCAATTCCTTCCGCGTTTTTGGTCAAAGTTCCCAAGGGATAGAGTTTTGTGGCCTTTCCCTGACCGCGTTCTTTTAAAAACACCACATCGGAGCTGGTATCGGGTACGGGGTGCGTGTTGGGGTTGAGGACAATATCGGTAAAACCGCTTTTGCCCGCGGTAAACAATCCGTTAGCAATGGTCTCGCGTTCCTCAAAACCCGGTTCGCCAAAACTTACGCTGCTATCGAACCACCCCAAGGAAACATGCAAGTTTTCTTTCTCCACCACTTTAATATTGGACGGCGCATCCACAGTGGCACCAATTTTTTCGATGACCCCTTTTTTGATAAGGATGTCACGCTTTTTCAAGTGAAGGTCCTTGTTCTCTGGGCATACAATTTTTGCAGACTTCAGCAGAATGTTCATGTAACAAATTTTTGAATGAGTACCTCTATCAGCGCCAGAAGCAGCGCTAAAATAACAAACCATTTCCAATAAGCCGTAATGTTGTTCTCGGCTTTCAGATATTGGAACAGCTCTGGAATGGAATCCATGGTGTTTACGTTTTCCAACGTACCTATATCCAGATATTTGAGTTGGCTTTCTGTTCGGGGAAAGTTAAAACTTATATTTTGGAGGGGTTGTTGATTTTGGAGTATGGAGTAAATTCCATCCTCGGTGGGATTCTGTTCAAAAGTTAAGCGTACCCGGTTCGGGAAGGTCTGCTGAAGGGGAATAAACTCATACCCGTCTTTTGCCACCTTCAAGATGTCATCGTTGCCGATTTCCGCCGAAATATCCACGGTAGTCGATTCACCAAGTGTTTGATATGTTCTGGGTGTCTGCAAACTGGATTGGGCCATATTGTAAAAGGTGGGCACAATCAACGGGGAGTTAATGAAATTGGAATTTCCGACTTCCAACGGAACCGTAAACACATACAATCCATCGTCTCCCACTAAAAATGAATCCCCACCATCCAAGGACAGCGCTGTAGGTAGACTGGTCTGTATTTTAAAATATTCCTTGACGGACGGATACTGGAAGTTGGTAACTTCTTGCTCAAAAACATTGCGGTACAACGGATGGTCGAATGATATTTTGGTCAATTGTTCATCCGAAACGATTCTTTCTGAGAACTGCGTAGCTGATAGGCTGGACAATAATGTATTGTATGTATCAAGGTCGCTGTTGATAGCTGGGATTACGATCAAGGTGCCGCCATCGTTTTTAAAAGTGCGCAAGATATTTTGCAGACTGCTCGGAACTGCTTTTAAATTATTAAGGATCACCACATTTTGATTGTCCAGGGTGCTGTAATCCAATTGGTTCAATGCATATTTTTGAAAATCGAATTCATCACTACGAAACAAACGGTTTAAGAAATCACTATCTGATTCGCTGATTGCTAAAACCTTTATTTTTTCTTTGGAATTGATATTGAAATAGAACTTATTGTCATACCCTAAGGCATTATCAATGATGCTCAACCTCCCATTCAATGCTTCATCGGCAGGTATGGTAAATTCGACTTTCGCATTTTCGTTCGATTTGAATTTAGCAGCTGTTTTGGCTATCAATTCATTATTATTATACAATGAAATGGGCAATGCTCCATCTTGGTTACCGCCAGAAAGAAAAACATTCAATGTGGCTTGTTCGTTTAAGCCATCGTCCACAAAAACAGAGTCGATGGATACATTTTGCGCTTCCCGTGGTCGCATTGGAATAAAATGAACAGCTAAAACGGAGTCCACGTTTGTACTTCCAGTAGACATTCTTTCTTGAAAATCTGAAACTAGAATAAGGTTTTTTATACTACCGCTATTTTTGGAAAACAAGCTATTGGCCTTTAGGGCAATTTCATCCAAACTTAATTGTTTGTAGGAGTAGGGGAGCGATAACAGCGAATTCTGAATATCCTTAACGCGAACATTTCGAAAGGTTTTTTCGTTTGTAAAGAGACTGAATTCGGTATCCCCATCAATATTTTTAATAAAATCCTGTACAGCTTTTTCCAAAAGTGAAATACCATTGTTCTTGGCCTGCATACTGAAGGAATCGTCCAAATAAACAACGGTCTCTTTTTCTTGAAGCGCACTTACCGTCGAGGAAAATGGTTGTGCAAAAGCAATAATGATGGCCGCTAGCAACAACAACCTTGTAATGAGCAACAACCATTTTTTGAGCGTGTTGCTCTTTCTGGATTCCAAAATTACCTTTTGCAGCATGGCTACATTGGTAAAAGGGGTTTTAGTAAAGCGCCGTAACTGGAATAAATGAATTAAAATGGGTATGACTAGAAGAAAAAGTGCCCAAAGAATTTCTGGATGTTTAAACTGCATTCCCAATATTGCTTGATCAAAGATAGGCATTAAAACATTTTGATTTCAAACTTCGGTTTGCAATTATCAAAGACCAATAAACAATCCACAATTTATTGGTATTCGAGTGCGTTCGTCGTATCTCATCCAGAACAGCGCAGAATCAACAAAAAAAGAAATAATCCTGCATTGGGGATTGGCCAAGCTCAGAAAAAAAACCTCGAATTTCTTCTTGTGCATCCTCATTGGCCACGGTGATGATGCTTTGTGGATTTTTCAAATGCTGTAATGCCTTAAAATGTACGAGTTCTTTACCGTAGATTTTTTTGCCTATTTTTTTTGGGTTATCGCACAGCCAAACAAAATCCAACCCATGCCTTTTTAATCCTTTGGCTATCTTTTTCCCCTTAAATCCTGCGCCCCATACCACCAATGGTCGGTCTTTGTGGTGATCCAGTTTAAGAAAATAGTGCAGTTTGATGTCCAAAAAGTAGTTTTGGGCATAGTGCTCATGGGTTCGCGATGTTCGAGTGTCATAATCGCGCCAAAGATGCAATACTTGGTTGCAGGGAATAATGTTGAAGCCGTGCTCATAAAAACGAAACGTGAGGTCGTAATCCTCGGGGTAACGGTTGGGGTCAAAGCCTTGAGATCGTTCAAAATCGCTTCGTTGTATCATCCAACAAGGTGAGGGAATAACGCACTCTTTGTATATCTCATCAAAGTTGTTTCCTTTGGATGTCAATCGGTTCAGCCACTTTTCATAGCGTTCATAGCCATTGCTGATACCTCGGTTCGAAAAGTATTTCACCTGTCCTACGGCAACATGCCCTTTTCCGTACGCTATCAAAGAATTGACCATGACCTCTAAACGATCGGGTTCCATAATATCATCCGAATCCATTCTTGTCACAAAATCTCCATTACTTTTTGCATACGCTGTTTGAAGTGCGGGAATGATTCCATTTCCCTCATTTTGGAAGACCTTGATTCGGTCATCTTTTTGGGAGTAGGAGGTAAGGAGTTCAAAGCTTTCATCCGTAGAATGATCGTTTACCGCTAAAACCTCCCATTCCCTATAGGTTTGCCCTATGATGGAATCCAAACATTCGATCAAAAAATGTACAGTGTTCTTAAAAGGAATTATGATGCTGACCTTACTGTTTTGCATGCTGCAAACTAATTGAAGCTACTGATTTGGAACCGGGAAAAGTAGATGGGTTAATTTTTTAAAGTCTTTGCAATAGCTTCTTGCACCATTTTCTCCATAATCTTGTAACCTGCCTTGGTCACATGTACTTCGTCCGTGGTCAGTTCGGTTGGCAGCCCATTTCTATCATCCGCCATTTCGGAGAAATAATCCAAATACATCACTTCCTGAGCTTCGGTCATTTCCTGGAGCATTTTGTTCAGTTTCGGGATTTTGAGGTTTGGCTCCAAACCGGGACGCCACGGATAATCGTAGGCAGGGAGCACGGAACAAACAATCGGTTTAATGCCGTTTGCTTTTGCCAGTTGTACCATGGATAATATGTTGTCGTGGATTTGTTCCAGTGTCATCGGGCCTGTATTGCCGGCAATATCGTTGGTGCCCGCTAAAATAACCACCACTTTGGGGTCAAGGTCAATCACATCTTGGCGAAAACGAAGTACCATCTGTGGCGTGGTCTGTCCGCCAATGCCACGATTTACATACGGGTTTTCAGCAAAAAATTCTGGATGCGCATCTTTCCACATTTCTGTTATGGAATTTCCCATGAACACCACACGATCTTCTCCGGAAGGCGCAGCGAGTTCTGCATTGGTACTTTTGTACTTTTCCAAATTGGGCCAATCTTGGGCATTGATTTTTGAAGTGCTCGACAATCCTAAAAATGATAGCATGATCCAGAGGATGGTTTGTTTTTTCATTATGTGCAGTTTGGATAAAAATAGGGAATTTCAACTGAAATCATTTCAATAAAAAACGGTGCAACAATTATGTTACACCGCTTTATAAATCTAAATTTTATGTTGCTTAGTATTTTGCACTCTTTCCTTTGGACAGGGTTCTTAAAATAAACGCCCTGATATCCTCGTTGGCAGATTTTAAATCTTCCCTTCTTAAATACATCATGTGACCGGAACGGTAGCCCTTGAATTCAAAACGATCTTTCATTCTACCACTTGGATCTACTTGGGACATGGTGTACTTGGCCGCGAAATAGGTGCAGGCACCATCATAATAGCCGGATTGTACCAACACGTTCAAATATGGATTCTGTGCCATGGCCTGACGCAAATCATCACGGACGCTATCATCGTCATTGTTCCAAGGGTGAACAGGACCGAACATATTGTATTTGATATCGGTTTTAAAATCAAGCTCCTCCTGCAAATAATAGTTTATGGCGGGAGTGAAGCTGTGCAACCAAGAGGTCAACTCGGGGGAATAGTCGGGACGGGTACCTGCCAAGGTTTTGTCGATTCCCAAATAGCGGCTGTCCAAACGCCCAATGGTGTAACCTCCGTTTCTTCTTTTCAAGGCTTTCCAGAAGAATTGGGTAGGTACATCCAAGTTGTGGTCCAGTATATCCTGAACGTCCAATCCCGAATAACGCGCCATTTTATCTGCAATGGATTTACGTTCGGAATCTGCTATAAATCCGCCCTTGGCAATAGCTGGCAACAATTCGTTGATCGTAAATTCTTCCACTTCCGGCAATACTTCCAAAAGATCTTTACTTTGTAAATCAGATGGCAACGCCTTGTGGTGCCATGCCGTGGCGGCAAAATATGGTAGATTCAAGGCACTGGAGACAGGATCGTTGTCACGGAATACCTTGTAATCGGCAGGGGAAACCATGATCACTCCGTTCAAATACATCCATTGTTGGTTTTGGAGCGCCAAGGAAAGCCCCATAACACGGGTACCCCCATAACTTTCCCCAACAATATATTTTGGCGAGTTCCATCTGTTGTTTCGGGTCACAAAGGTATTGAGCCATTCGGCCAAGTATTTGGTATCGGCATTGATCCCGAAAAACTTTTCACGATCTACTTCCTTTCCAGTTTCTGGAATGGTACGCGAGTAACCTGTATTAACGGGGTTCACATAAACAATATCGGTCACGTCCAAAACGGAAAACGGATTCTCCTTGACACCATAGGGCTGAACAGGATAACCCTCATCATCGATTTTAAGGATACGAGGCCCTGTGTAGGCCAGGTGCATCCAAACGGAACCAGACCCTGGTCCTCCATTGAAGGAAATCAAAAGTGGCCTTGAGGCCCTGTCCTTAACATCATTTTTGGTGTAATAGGTGTAGTGAAGAGACGCAATGGGCTCACCCAGTTCGTCCCAGACCGGTTGCGTGCCCGTGGTTGCAGTGTAATCGATTCTTGAGCCATTAATGGTTACGGAATGTTGTGTGGTTACCGTAGTGTCTACAGGAAGTTTGCGTTCTTGGGCAAAGGCGAATGACGTGCACAACGCCATACCTAACAGTAAGAGTTTTTTCATTATTATTTGGTTGAATTAGTCTAGTCCATAAAAATAGGGAATTTGTAGGATAAGGTTTCCAATTCGATTAAAAAATGTGGTTAACGTTAAGTTTGATTTTGGGAAACAAAAAAGAGAACTAAATTTTACATAGTAACATTATGTTAAGAAAAGCTTAAACCAATGGATATTCCCAGTTAATGCTTTCATAAGGGTGTGTGGTTAGTTTTACGGCATTAACCTTAACACTGAACATTTATGAAATTTACAAGATTATTTTTGAGCATGGCCATTGTGTCCATTGTTTCCTTCGGACTCACCAGTTGTGAGGGTGAAGATGGCCGTGACGGCATTGATGGTGTCGATGGCGCCGACGGACAAGATGGCGCCGACGGTATTGATGGTGAGGACGGTGAAGATTTGACTTCGGAAGAGCTTACTCCATTGACCAGTTCCGTTGTCCCGAACAATGTATTTGAATTAAAGGGAGCATTTGCCGGTACGGCACAATTGGAAATGATCATGACCTCTGCCGATATCCTTCCTTCTGATTCGACCTTCGTTTTTGGCGCCTATACCGATGGTGCTGCTCTTTTTCCTTATGAAGATGGCACTTTTGCCTTGATCAATAACCTGGAAAGGGATTTTTCCATCGCAAGGATCAGGGTAAACTCCGATCTTCAGCCATTGGAGGGCGATTATATCGTAAACGCTACCGCTACGGCATTTACGGCCCAATGTTCCGGCTCTGCCATTACTGTTGAAGAACATGGTTTTGGTCCGCTTTACCTTTCCGGAGGTGAATGGGGAGGAAACGCCAAAGGTGTCTATAAGATCAACCCTTTCCGTTCTGCCGAAGACAGAGTGGAGGCCGAAAGATTACCTGCCCTGGGCGAGTGGTCCACAGAAAATGCAGTTGCCATTAGCAAAAATGCCTATCCAAACCAAACCGTAGTTTTTATGGGTGATGACGATAGTCAAAACGAATATCCATCGGCTCATTTTGGTATGTATGTAGGCGCCAGAGGAGATCTATATGGTGGAAAGCTATATGTGCTGAGAGGAAAGGATACCACCGAAACTGCCATTGGCGGCGGCGGGCTTAAATTTGAAATGGGTATGGCCCAAGACATCGAATATGATGTAGAGTGGGTAGAGGTTACCGAAAGAACCCTTGAAGAGCTGAACCAAGAAGCTATTGATTCGGTTGCCATAGGGTTCCAAAGAATCGAGGACATCGATTGGCAGAGAGGCTCGGCAGAAAACAATAGAAATGTGTTCTTCAATGCGACAGGGAGAATCAACAATCCTGATCTGGCCAATAGAGGAACCTCTTTTGGAAGAGTTTACAAATTGGAACTAAATCCAAACGACCCGATCGGTGACGCTAAGCTTACCGTGGTGGTAGATGGTGATTTGGAGGGCGGAAAAGGTGACGGTATGCACTCGCCCGATAATATTGTGGTGACCGAAAGGT from Flagellimonas oceani encodes the following:
- the bcp gene encoding thioredoxin-dependent thiol peroxidase, giving the protein MNMLKVGDKVPDFSAKDQDGNTINLSDYKGKKLVVFFYPKANTPGCTAEACNLRDNYKELQGEGYELLGVSADSEKKQSNFKNKYEFPFPLLADEDHTVINTFGVWGPKKFMGREYDGIHRTTFVIDEEGKVENVIEKVKTKDHAAQILA
- a CDS encoding TonB-dependent receptor encodes the protein MPTVPSKENAFENIPSIKAKTLRINLNRDIYGTFAEIGAGQETARHFFRAGGASGTIAKAMSAYDKSFSDAIYGIEEDGRYVTQSRLKKMLDHEMRLVEERISRDSNPDYLFFSYANTVATIDFSKRYKGHGWVGLRFQLDPDQKEYDEIVLHIRFKQNEARLQQETLGILGVNLIYGAFFKFHKPRKLLKYLYDHIDHDTLEIDMINFTGPNFADVDNRLMSLQLIKNDMTDAVMFGPDGNNLLPAAVLYKKNILALRGSFRPVTKVNMDMFQKSYDIFIREQTVDMENAIVVFEITLSNLKASGEIDEQDFMDRAELLCSLGHTVLISKFQEYYKLVEYFNNYTKAKIGLTMGVNNLVDVFDEKYYRHLSGGILEAFGKLFFKDLKVYLYPMKDPETGQVLTSNNVKVHPRMKELYKFFKYNGKVMDIIDYDPDVLHIFSRDVLKKIINKDEGWEKELPEGIAETIKEKNLFTRKVLEEKE
- a CDS encoding MBL fold metallo-hydrolase, producing MTITFLGTGTSQGIPVIGSNHPVCLSEDPRDKRLRVSVLISWKNYNYVIDCGPDFRQQMLANPIDKLDGILFTHEHADHTAGMDDIRPFFFRQGDIPIFAHPRVIQSLNRRFDYIFADEDRYPGAPAVQVNEVHKDEKITLGDLDVVPIEAFHNRLQVFGYRFGEFIYMTDVKRVEEEEIKKMKGAKVLVINALRIEPHHSHFNLEEALEFAKKVGAEQTYFTHISALLGFHEEVEKSLPKNIHLAYDNLQIKI
- a CDS encoding hydrolase, with amino-acid sequence MKKNIFLYLFVFAALLALFQFVTGNNMQKALISDVKQLEQEVVKLEDSLQTMHLKVLDMQYFTLENNDDALAYYDHLNLENPSLYIQDKLLETNEQKGDNPLIPYEGMESDFKINKIKVLNHKWILADFSDGKYWGDLIIKYELKDDLSVDFTLSEHLLYALQDY
- a CDS encoding alpha/beta hydrolase encodes the protein MSLKTLSLEYLLRPSSKVSGKIPALFMFHGYGSNEEDLFSFASELPGELMVISVKAPYNLEPFGHAWYAINFDAEQGKWSDDGQARESREKIVQFIDEAVEAYNLDKENITLLGFSQGTILSYSVALSYPEKVKNVVALSGYINENILVDGYAEKDHSKLNFYASHGQVDQVIPLEWAQKSPDFLKKLNIPTTYEEFPVGHGVSQQNFFSFKKWLEKHI
- a CDS encoding dihydroorotase — translated: MNILLKSAKIVCPENKDLHLKKRDILIKKGVIEKIGATVDAPSNIKVVEKENLHVSLGWFDSSVSFGEPGFEERETIANGLFTAGKSGFTDIVLNPNTHPVPDTSSDVVFLKERGQGKATKLYPLGTLTKNAEGIDLAELFDMRNAGAVAFFDFKKQISNPNLLKIALLYAQNFDGLVYSFPQDGDIKGKGVANEGEISTKLGLKGIPALSEELQIARDLYILEYTGGKLHIPTISSAGSVKLIAEAKKKGLDVSCSVAVHNLFFSDETLVGFDTHFKVSPPLRTKSDCKALIKGLKNGTIDFVTSDHIPMDIEHKRVEFDNAKNGSLGLESAFGSLNTIFELDETISLLTKGRERYQIDSPKLEEGAKACLTLFNPEGEYVFETNDVLSTSKNSMFVGATLKGKVYGIIHNDLSTL
- a CDS encoding BatA domain-containing protein, with the translated sequence MPIFDQAILGMQFKHPEILWALFLLVIPILIHLFQLRRFTKTPFTNVAMLQKVILESRKSNTLKKWLLLITRLLLLAAIIIAFAQPFSSTVSALQEKETVVYLDDSFSMQAKNNGISLLEKAVQDFIKNIDGDTEFSLFTNEKTFRNVRVKDIQNSLLSLPYSYKQLSLDEIALKANSLFSKNSGSIKNLILVSDFQERMSTGSTNVDSVLAVHFIPMRPREAQNVSIDSVFVDDGLNEQATLNVFLSGGNQDGALPISLYNNNELIAKTAAKFKSNENAKVEFTIPADEALNGRLSIIDNALGYDNKFYFNINSKEKIKVLAISESDSDFLNRLFRSDEFDFQKYALNQLDYSTLDNQNVVILNNLKAVPSSLQNILRTFKNDGGTLIVIPAINSDLDTYNTLLSSLSATQFSERIVSDEQLTKISFDHPLYRNVFEQEVTNFQYPSVKEYFKIQTSLPTALSLDGGDSFLVGDDGLYVFTVPLEVGNSNFINSPLIVPTFYNMAQSSLQTPRTYQTLGESTTVDISAEIGNDDILKVAKDGYEFIPLQQTFPNRVRLTFEQNPTEDGIYSILQNQQPLQNISFNFPRTESQLKYLDIGTLENVNTMDSIPELFQYLKAENNITAYWKWFVILALLLALIEVLIQKFVT
- a CDS encoding glycosyltransferase family 2 protein; translated protein: MQNSKVSIIIPFKNTVHFLIECLDSIIGQTYREWEVLAVNDHSTDESFELLTSYSQKDDRIKVFQNEGNGIIPALQTAYAKSNGDFVTRMDSDDIMEPDRLEVMVNSLIAYGKGHVAVGQVKYFSNRGISNGYERYEKWLNRLTSKGNNFDEIYKECVIPSPCWMIQRSDFERSQGFDPNRYPEDYDLTFRFYEHGFNIIPCNQVLHLWRDYDTRTSRTHEHYAQNYFLDIKLHYFLKLDHHKDRPLVVWGAGFKGKKIAKGLKRHGLDFVWLCDNPKKIGKKIYGKELVHFKALQHLKNPQSIITVANEDAQEEIRGFFSELGQSPMQDYFFFC
- a CDS encoding SGNH/GDSL hydrolase family protein, whose protein sequence is MKKQTILWIMLSFLGLSSTSKINAQDWPNLEKYKSTNAELAAPSGEDRVVFMGNSITEMWKDAHPEFFAENPYVNRGIGGQTTPQMVLRFRQDVIDLDPKVVVILAGTNDIAGNTGPMTLEQIHDNILSMVQLAKANGIKPIVCSVLPAYDYPWRPGLEPNLKIPKLNKMLQEMTEAQEVMYLDYFSEMADDRNGLPTELTTDEVHVTKAGYKIMEKMVQEAIAKTLKN